From one Herpetosiphon gulosus genomic stretch:
- a CDS encoding WXG100 family type VII secretion target gives MTAEIVQAQFEQLEQIASRFNRQAEQSELITQSIRQVHDALVGGQWQGDAAKAFANEMQSNVFPAFSRLTTALRESQSVTLQIKNLMRQAEEEAARLFQGPLTEGDAAAKTGGVQVEANTTQFVAQATPTPTPPADPNNYDRFDQTLQYMHQEMITNAQSETVAMIKSLLDSFRNPQWYDYLGGGNPGDKLIAALAMWAAKVHSGGDWDHKPKLNDLLDLDGDPSTNADNDFYFPIRGDQTNEYYYDIWSNIHYGYVGAAAGFETSTLQDGANLGDAFTGTNDPGDVLTVQIGIDLWNKYGTSMTSEQLHAEILAHRDELVNLDKTTSGKNQR, from the coding sequence ATGACCGCCGAAATCGTTCAAGCTCAGTTTGAGCAGCTTGAGCAAATCGCCAGCCGTTTCAATCGCCAAGCCGAACAAAGTGAATTGATCACCCAAAGTATTCGTCAAGTTCACGATGCACTCGTTGGCGGCCAATGGCAGGGCGATGCTGCCAAAGCCTTTGCCAATGAAATGCAAAGCAATGTTTTTCCGGCCTTTAGCCGCCTAACGACCGCCCTACGCGAGAGTCAATCGGTTACCTTGCAAATCAAAAACCTGATGCGACAGGCTGAAGAAGAAGCTGCCCGCTTGTTCCAAGGGCCACTGACTGAAGGCGATGCCGCAGCAAAAACTGGTGGAGTACAGGTTGAAGCTAATACTACCCAATTTGTTGCCCAAGCAACGCCAACTCCAACCCCACCTGCTGACCCTAACAATTACGATCGCTTTGATCAAACCTTGCAATATATGCATCAAGAGATGATCACCAATGCCCAAAGCGAAACGGTAGCCATGATCAAATCATTGCTCGACTCATTTAGAAATCCCCAATGGTACGACTATCTTGGTGGTGGCAATCCAGGCGATAAACTTATTGCCGCCTTAGCAATGTGGGCTGCCAAAGTTCATAGCGGCGGCGATTGGGATCACAAGCCAAAATTGAACGATCTGCTTGATCTTGATGGCGATCCCTCTACCAATGCTGATAACGATTTCTACTTTCCGATTCGTGGCGACCAAACCAACGAATACTACTACGACATTTGGTCAAATATTCACTATGGGTACGTTGGGGCAGCCGCTGGCTTTGAGACGAGCACCCTTCAAGATGGAGCCAACCTTGGCGATGCCTTCACCGGCACAAACGATCCTGGGGATGTCCTAACTGTGCAGATTGGGATTGATCTCTGGAACAAATATGGCACTTCGATGACTTCTGAACAATTGCATGCCGAAATTTTGGCGCATCGTGACGAATTGGTTAATCTCGATAAAACGACATCAGGCAAAAATCAACGCTAG
- a CDS encoding phosphoglycerate mutase family protein, with amino-acid sequence MSHECWLIRHGESLANAGERTPDPASVPLTALGWQQAHELIQRLPKPHRVIVSQYLRTHQTAEPLLKHYPDLQAEVWPIHEFTYLSPSLCRDTNQDDRRPLVEEYWQRCDPDYRHASDAESFRMLIERVQAAMQRLQALDGISCVFAHGQIIRTMLWLQTQTITTLDHAVMRRWNTDGGSRLVGNAECIPLLWE; translated from the coding sequence ATGAGCCATGAATGCTGGCTGATTCGCCATGGCGAGAGCCTTGCCAATGCTGGTGAGCGCACGCCCGACCCAGCCAGCGTTCCCTTGACAGCTTTAGGTTGGCAACAAGCCCATGAGTTGATCCAACGCTTGCCCAAGCCCCATCGGGTGATTGTTTCGCAATATCTGCGTACTCACCAAACCGCTGAGCCATTGCTGAAACACTATCCCGATTTGCAAGCTGAGGTTTGGCCAATCCACGAATTCACCTATCTTTCGCCCAGCCTCTGCCGCGATACCAACCAAGATGATCGGCGGCCACTGGTTGAGGAATATTGGCAACGCTGCGACCCTGATTATCGCCATGCCTCTGATGCTGAGAGCTTTCGCATGCTGATCGAACGGGTGCAAGCCGCCATGCAACGGCTCCAAGCCTTGGATGGCATTAGCTGTGTTTTTGCCCATGGCCAGATTATTCGAACCATGCTTTGGCTGCAAACCCAAACTATCACCACGCTTGATCATGCAGTGATGCGGCGCTGGAATACTGATGGTGGCAGCCGCTTGGTTGGCAATGCTGAATGTATTCCTTTGCTGTGGGAATAA
- a CDS encoding tetratricopeptide repeat protein produces MTSMWNERTVQDVLQRPERLLSQTDWRQMIQQQGGLTAFYQQLQQLPLEANQQAVLNVLTTYPGAPVETYCSLLNVHKATYHRYQKALIQKLTSLLNNEQPQAHPLTQTPSLHQLRPILADFVGRTAELKQANYAIDIAHNAARGAVISGIQGMGGVGKTELAIYLAHQLIPHFPDAQIVLNLYGSREQPLTTEQALGTVIALFKPNAKLPEQREKLLEIYREVLTDKRVLILADDARDLAHVHDLTPPVGSCLLVTSRLRFAMPLMAQLHLSEFQEPEAIALLQQICPRLEADTAQQLAAACGYLPLALRISASILAQNPELAVDEYLSQLRDQQQQLAALEHPDDSQVSVAASLALSYARLPSELQALARQLSLIVADFSSAMGLATAGLDFNMANENLLYKLASHNLIQFEHRQERWRMHDLVRSVLRRYLNEAEQAQIQLNYAQASVETLKIIYQDFRAGGATQTQSVDNFDREYAHIVATWQWVQQQPISTATDKIVVELGFSSGGVSRIRVGRRYSTLAEHEFGFEAALRIQELYKAAIFAGALANRYSALAEHKISLGWHERAYALALEINDLYLQSLFLGDMATCYSQMGGDKHLDKALDLEREALRLFRLSGYEGVGESLRVNNLATNLALLGYHEEAAEYFIEAVTIAQKFENQADECRALYNLGETYLKLNQLDQAQIAFDQALTIVERMNFDEGRTYMLQGQANVAMLQKNYHQSIEKLNQAYAIMQHYNRTIALNIQWKIGILYWKLGDVPAAETQMQAVLKQERPLGLDRVQAHEQQLSNLRNRQPFDDGLLQTMLNE; encoded by the coding sequence ATGACAAGCATGTGGAATGAACGCACTGTACAGGATGTGTTACAACGACCAGAACGCTTGCTCAGCCAAACCGATTGGCGGCAGATGATTCAGCAGCAGGGCGGATTGACCGCGTTTTATCAACAGTTACAACAACTGCCACTTGAAGCCAATCAACAAGCGGTACTGAATGTTTTGACGACCTATCCAGGTGCGCCTGTTGAAACCTATTGCTCGCTATTGAATGTGCATAAAGCGACCTATCATCGCTATCAAAAAGCCTTAATTCAAAAACTAACCAGCTTGCTCAATAACGAGCAACCGCAAGCTCACCCGCTAACCCAAACGCCTTCGTTGCACCAACTTCGCCCGATTTTGGCCGATTTTGTGGGCCGTACAGCTGAACTCAAACAAGCTAACTATGCGATCGATATTGCCCATAATGCGGCACGGGGCGCGGTGATCAGCGGCATTCAAGGCATGGGTGGAGTTGGCAAAACCGAATTAGCAATCTATTTGGCGCATCAGTTGATTCCGCATTTTCCCGATGCCCAGATTGTGCTTAATTTATATGGCTCGCGCGAGCAGCCACTGACCACTGAGCAAGCGCTGGGCACGGTGATTGCGCTGTTTAAGCCTAACGCCAAATTGCCCGAGCAGCGCGAAAAACTGCTTGAAATCTATCGTGAAGTGCTGACTGACAAGCGGGTGTTGATTTTGGCCGACGATGCGCGAGATTTGGCCCATGTACACGATTTAACCCCGCCAGTTGGCAGTTGTTTGTTAGTGACCAGCCGTTTACGCTTTGCCATGCCGCTGATGGCTCAACTGCATCTGAGCGAATTTCAGGAGCCTGAGGCAATCGCTTTGCTCCAACAAATTTGCCCACGACTTGAGGCTGACACTGCCCAACAATTGGCCGCCGCATGTGGCTATTTACCCTTGGCCTTGCGCATCAGCGCCAGCATTTTGGCCCAAAACCCTGAGCTAGCAGTTGATGAATATCTGAGCCAACTGCGCGATCAACAGCAACAACTTGCAGCCTTAGAACACCCTGATGATTCGCAAGTCAGCGTGGCAGCCTCGTTGGCCTTGAGTTATGCGCGTTTGCCCAGCGAATTGCAAGCCTTGGCCCGCCAACTCAGCCTGATCGTGGCCGATTTTAGCAGCGCCATGGGCTTGGCAACGGCTGGACTAGATTTCAACATGGCCAACGAAAACTTGCTGTATAAATTGGCCTCGCACAACTTGATTCAATTTGAGCATCGCCAAGAGCGCTGGCGCATGCACGACCTCGTGCGCAGTGTACTACGGCGCTATTTGAACGAAGCAGAGCAAGCCCAAATCCAATTGAATTATGCCCAAGCCAGCGTTGAAACACTAAAGATTATTTATCAAGATTTTCGAGCAGGCGGTGCTACGCAAACCCAAAGCGTTGATAATTTTGATCGCGAATATGCGCATATCGTTGCAACGTGGCAATGGGTACAACAACAGCCAATCTCAACAGCAACAGATAAAATCGTGGTTGAATTAGGATTTTCCAGTGGTGGAGTGAGTCGGATACGAGTTGGTCGTCGCTATAGCACTTTAGCCGAACACGAATTTGGGTTTGAAGCTGCTCTGCGTATTCAAGAGCTTTATAAAGCAGCAATATTTGCTGGAGCACTCGCTAATAGATATAGCGCTCTCGCAGAGCATAAAATATCACTCGGGTGGCATGAACGGGCTTATGCGCTTGCTCTTGAGATCAACGATCTCTATTTACAATCGTTATTTTTAGGTGACATGGCAACATGTTATAGCCAAATGGGTGGTGATAAACATCTGGATAAAGCACTGGACTTAGAACGAGAGGCACTACGATTGTTTAGGTTAAGTGGGTATGAGGGTGTAGGTGAAAGCCTCAGGGTAAATAATCTCGCAACAAACCTTGCCTTGCTTGGATACCATGAAGAAGCTGCTGAGTATTTTATCGAAGCTGTTACTATTGCGCAAAAATTTGAGAACCAAGCTGATGAGTGTCGTGCACTCTATAATCTCGGTGAAACTTATCTCAAATTGAATCAACTTGACCAAGCTCAAATAGCCTTCGATCAAGCACTCACGATTGTTGAACGGATGAATTTTGATGAAGGTCGCACTTACATGTTGCAAGGCCAAGCAAATGTAGCAATGCTGCAAAAAAACTATCACCAATCAATCGAAAAGCTGAATCAAGCCTATGCCATTATGCAGCATTATAATCGGACTATTGCGTTAAACATTCAGTGGAAAATCGGTATCCTCTATTGGAAACTTGGCGATGTGCCAGCAGCCGAAACCCAAATGCAAGCAGTGCTGAAGCAAGAACGACCATTAGGGCTTGATCGAGTTCAAGCCCATGAACAACAACTCAGTAATTTACGCAATCGCCAGCCCTTTGATGATGGCCTGTTGCAAACAATGTTAAATGAATAA
- a CDS encoding fused MFS/spermidine synthase, whose amino-acid sequence MARRYLMLLVFGAGICTLGIEMTASRLLAPYFGTSQLIWANVIGLTLLYLTIGYTLGGRWADRRPELGLLCTIILVGAITSAVIPWISQPILKWSLDAFATRSAGSFIGSLLGVLALFSVPITLLGMVSPFAVRLAIRDAADAGKAAGNLSAISTLGSILGTFLPVLFLIPTVGTKMTIYIFAMGLLVLILPGFWLERRKLLPVALVALIVVVALAFWPQSEPIKVADCRGCSLITEDDSAYNYIQIVERGSDANKMIGLVLNEGQAIHSIYYPKFEQTNNASDLLTNGPWDFYNIAPYFYPNRSMESVNSMAMVGSAAGSVPKQFLAIYGKDSVIDGIEIDPRIVELGREYFAMHDVQYYQARGETPQFPNFNTYVADGRIFFAGNDNKYDIIGMDAYKQPYIPFHLTTREFFETVRDHLAPNGVAVVNAGKPNTSAGGDYRLVNVLASTMSSVFAHVYMIDVPNNFNTMLIGIPGDVGDGVANFEANLATIEDPTLRYVMEQALASNSSKKPIRRWDGVGENRVFTDDLAPVESVIDRIILGQVDEGQ is encoded by the coding sequence TTGGCACGTCGTTACCTTATGTTGTTGGTCTTTGGTGCGGGGATCTGTACGCTCGGCATCGAAATGACTGCTTCGCGACTGTTGGCTCCTTACTTCGGTACATCGCAGTTGATTTGGGCCAACGTGATTGGCTTAACTTTGCTCTATCTGACGATTGGCTATACCCTCGGCGGGCGTTGGGCCGACCGTCGGCCTGAATTAGGCCTGCTTTGCACGATCATTTTGGTTGGTGCAATCACTTCGGCTGTGATCCCTTGGATCTCACAGCCAATTTTGAAGTGGTCGCTTGATGCTTTTGCCACCCGTTCAGCTGGATCGTTTATCGGCTCGTTGCTGGGAGTTTTGGCCTTATTCTCGGTGCCAATTACCTTATTGGGCATGGTTAGCCCCTTCGCAGTGCGCCTCGCCATTCGCGATGCTGCCGATGCAGGCAAGGCGGCGGGCAATCTCTCAGCGATCTCGACCCTTGGCTCGATTCTTGGTACCTTCTTGCCGGTGCTCTTCCTAATTCCCACAGTTGGCACAAAGATGACGATTTATATTTTTGCCATGGGTTTGTTGGTGCTCATTTTGCCCGGCTTCTGGTTGGAGCGGCGCAAGTTGTTGCCAGTGGCCTTGGTGGCCTTGATCGTTGTGGTGGCATTGGCATTTTGGCCCCAAAGCGAGCCAATTAAGGTTGCCGATTGCCGTGGCTGTAGCTTGATCACCGAAGATGATTCGGCCTATAACTATATTCAGATTGTCGAGCGGGGCAGCGATGCCAACAAAATGATCGGCTTGGTGCTCAACGAAGGCCAAGCCATCCACTCAATCTACTACCCAAAGTTTGAGCAAACCAATAATGCCAGCGATTTACTAACCAACGGGCCATGGGATTTTTACAATATTGCGCCCTATTTCTACCCCAACCGCAGCATGGAAAGTGTCAACAGCATGGCCATGGTTGGCTCGGCGGCTGGCTCAGTCCCCAAGCAGTTTCTGGCAATCTACGGCAAAGATTCAGTGATCGATGGGATCGAAATCGACCCACGGATTGTTGAGTTAGGCCGTGAATACTTCGCGATGCACGACGTGCAATATTATCAAGCACGCGGCGAAACTCCTCAATTTCCCAATTTCAATACCTACGTTGCCGATGGCCGAATTTTCTTCGCTGGCAACGACAATAAATATGATATTATCGGCATGGATGCCTACAAGCAGCCCTATATTCCGTTTCACCTCACCACCCGTGAGTTTTTTGAAACGGTACGCGACCATTTAGCGCCCAATGGAGTTGCGGTGGTCAATGCGGGCAAGCCCAATACATCTGCTGGGGGCGATTATCGCTTGGTCAATGTCTTGGCTAGCACCATGAGCAGCGTGTTTGCCCATGTTTATATGATCGATGTGCCGAATAACTTCAATACAATGTTGATTGGGATTCCTGGCGATGTTGGCGATGGCGTTGCCAACTTTGAAGCCAATCTGGCAACCATTGAAGACCCGACCCTGCGCTATGTGATGGAACAAGCGCTGGCCAGCAATAGCAGCAAAAAGCCAATTCGCCGTTGGGATGGCGTAGGCGAAAATCGGGTCTTTACCGACGACCTTGCCCCAGTAGAATCGGTGATCGACCGAATTATTTTGGGGCAGGTTGATGAAGGTCAATAG
- a CDS encoding YggT family protein, whose translation MGNFISQFFLLLIPILEIAIFVRIIMSWFDPTGQSRFALILREITDPILLPIRRVIPSIGMFDLSPLIALLILQVLQTVFQSVS comes from the coding sequence ATGGGCAATTTCATTAGCCAGTTTTTTCTCCTGTTAATCCCAATTCTCGAAATCGCGATTTTTGTGCGAATCATCATGTCGTGGTTTGATCCGACGGGTCAATCGCGCTTTGCCTTGATTCTGCGCGAAATCACCGACCCAATCTTGCTACCAATCCGGCGAGTTATTCCATCAATCGGCATGTTTGATCTCTCGCCGTTAATTGCGCTGCTGATTCTGCAAGTTTTGCAAACGGTTTTTCAATCGGTTAGCTAA
- a CDS encoding class I SAM-dependent methyltransferase, with protein MKTLSLLTSDNWHDYALLDSGNGRKLERFGPVTVIRPESEALWQPKLDAKAWEAAHAIYEYQGKGENWRKLKPHPETWMMSYQGLRFKAQLTPFRHVGVFPEHGAQWDWVAEHIKRSNEQPRVLNLFAYTGVASLAAAQAGAKVTHLDASKASVDWAKENQAASQLAPDSIRWIIDDALKFVRREARRGAHYEGIIMDPPAFGRGSQGQVWQFAESFPVLLQECRTILAPKPLFFLVTTYDTRASALMLANTLGDTLAGLPGELEAGEQTLREQSAGRLLSTSIYARWSTK; from the coding sequence ATGAAAACACTTTCACTGCTAACATCCGATAATTGGCACGATTACGCCTTGCTCGATAGTGGCAATGGCCGCAAACTTGAGCGCTTTGGCCCAGTCACCGTGATTCGCCCCGAAAGCGAAGCCTTGTGGCAACCCAAACTCGATGCCAAGGCATGGGAAGCGGCTCATGCAATTTATGAATATCAAGGCAAGGGCGAAAATTGGCGTAAACTCAAGCCGCACCCTGAAACATGGATGATGAGCTACCAAGGCTTACGCTTCAAAGCCCAACTGACCCCATTTCGCCATGTTGGGGTTTTCCCTGAACATGGTGCACAATGGGATTGGGTTGCCGAACACATTAAGCGATCGAACGAGCAGCCACGGGTGCTCAATCTGTTTGCTTATACTGGCGTGGCCTCGCTGGCCGCCGCGCAAGCTGGAGCCAAAGTAACCCACTTGGATGCTTCCAAAGCTTCGGTCGATTGGGCCAAAGAAAATCAAGCAGCCTCGCAACTTGCGCCCGATTCAATTCGCTGGATTATTGATGATGCTTTGAAATTTGTGCGGCGTGAGGCGCGGCGTGGCGCTCACTACGAAGGCATTATCATGGACCCGCCAGCCTTTGGGCGGGGCAGCCAAGGCCAAGTTTGGCAATTTGCCGAGTCGTTTCCGGTGCTTTTGCAAGAATGTCGCACGATTTTGGCTCCCAAACCGTTGTTCTTTCTGGTAACAACCTACGATACCCGCGCCTCGGCTTTGATGTTGGCTAACACGCTTGGCGATACCTTGGCGGGTTTGCCGGGCGAGCTTGAGGCCGGCGAACAAACCTTGCGCGAACAATCAGCAGGCCGTTTATTATCGACCTCGATTTATGCCCGCTGGAGCACCAAATGA
- a CDS encoding amino acid hydroxylase, translating into MATASPTLSRLEYPQEDHDTWAALWQRQMPLAQQHACKLFLEGIDILNLDRTHLPDPLAVSDYLNTLTGWALGDAQNAYLGPTEWFEHIAERRFPVTNYIRRPHELEFTPLPDLFHEYFGHLPAFTNREFADIAQLFGPLYLSAKDERQQLGIARIWWFSTEFGLLRENGELKVLGAGLLSSPGELLHALKPETPRYEFDIERVADTASAPYGYHEHYFILNSLDHLRSIVDEYAELEGLPKPALPL; encoded by the coding sequence ATGGCCACCGCATCGCCAACGCTCAGCCGCTTGGAATATCCACAAGAAGATCACGATACATGGGCGGCGCTCTGGCAGCGTCAAATGCCCCTAGCGCAACAACACGCCTGCAAGTTGTTCCTTGAAGGCATCGATATTTTGAATCTCGATCGTACCCATTTGCCCGACCCTTTAGCGGTTAGCGATTACCTGAACACGCTGACTGGTTGGGCGTTAGGCGATGCCCAAAATGCCTATCTTGGGCCAACCGAGTGGTTTGAGCATATCGCTGAACGGCGTTTTCCGGTCACCAACTACATTCGCCGCCCACATGAATTGGAATTTACGCCACTGCCCGATTTGTTTCATGAATATTTTGGCCACTTGCCGGCTTTTACCAACCGCGAATTTGCCGATATTGCCCAATTGTTTGGGCCACTATATCTCTCGGCCAAAGACGAACGCCAGCAATTAGGTATTGCACGGATTTGGTGGTTTAGTACCGAATTTGGTTTGCTGCGAGAAAATGGTGAGTTGAAGGTTTTGGGGGCTGGGTTGCTCTCATCGCCAGGCGAATTATTGCACGCGCTCAAACCCGAAACGCCACGTTATGAGTTTGATATTGAACGGGTTGCTGATACCGCCTCAGCACCCTATGGCTACCACGAGCACTACTTCATCCTCAATAGCCTTGATCACTTGCGCTCAATCGTCGATGAATATGCCGAATTAGAAGGCCTGCCCAAACCTGCATTGCCCTTATAA
- a CDS encoding YfhO family protein, with the protein MQPSLFLRQWQRWWPYLSITFVALLLMWRVVLGNMFLPLDIVAHLHPWRFSYERVAVNNPINSDLVTQIYPRRLVTNQILEQGALPLWNPTILTGTPLLADGQLAFFYPLSWLFVLLPVGYAFGIYTLLNVWLAGVGTFKFAQRMQLAPMPATLAAVGYMLSGFLLNWLHFPEFSAACAMLPWCFWAVLRACQSQRWRDWLLASLVLALPLVSQIQLAFYVYVGVGCLLLAQLLALPSWPLRFKQIGQFSSAIGLALGLSAVQLLPQIALSTQGQRLDIGSGLGSASSMMVWLLRLIVPIVDGAARETASSWQPHLLQGIQPYAGLVSVALAGLAIWRSQQPGVKLFACMALGSFAVAIGTPLLQLLLWLVPPYRQFADHQRWFSLWGFAIALLAGFGLQSLQQPSNKPNRALWIQRGMLLLGLIGLAGWALQHIALFTANSRYAQYSTMLRLAFNPISLAILSLSGLTLVGLLIKRIPRRWINLAVLLILLGDLLWYGGNYNTSVDPAIFQPTADLQASLAAEPALQDPAILYPPTRQINFLLRQPGVFRVFGADYQAMPTNVFSAFGLEDIRGYQSLYLAQYNRLTRLMDGKDYHKLGEGGNSLHAYFTMAYNQRRLLNMLNVEYLIFTPNSPNPELYQPLELVQRNDEGTIYRNPEVLPRAWMVYQTEVISDDLGQLDRLAASDFDPAKQAIVAEPIPALGQAPTQMLTPTVSYSPNRALVQVETSVAGLLVLADAYTNDWQVSVDGQAVQLYRTNYTLRGVWLDAGQHTVEFSYRPKSLLVGGWVSGLSLSLILISLWLSWYKTRKAA; encoded by the coding sequence ATGCAACCAAGCCTATTTTTGCGCCAGTGGCAACGCTGGTGGCCCTATCTCAGCATTACCTTCGTCGCCCTACTTTTGATGTGGCGAGTGGTGCTGGGCAATATGTTCTTGCCACTCGATATCGTGGCCCACCTGCATCCTTGGCGCTTTTCCTACGAACGGGTGGCGGTCAATAATCCAATCAATAGCGATCTTGTTACTCAAATTTACCCACGCCGTTTAGTGACTAACCAAATTCTTGAGCAAGGCGCGTTGCCGCTATGGAATCCGACGATTTTAACTGGCACGCCGTTGTTGGCCGATGGTCAGTTGGCCTTCTTTTACCCCTTGAGTTGGCTGTTTGTATTGCTGCCCGTTGGTTATGCTTTTGGCATTTACACGTTGTTGAATGTTTGGTTAGCGGGAGTCGGCACATTTAAATTTGCTCAACGCATGCAGCTTGCCCCAATGCCAGCAACCCTCGCTGCTGTGGGCTATATGCTCAGTGGCTTTTTACTCAATTGGCTGCATTTTCCCGAATTTAGTGCTGCTTGCGCCATGCTGCCGTGGTGTTTTTGGGCGGTGCTTCGCGCATGCCAAAGCCAACGTTGGCGCGATTGGCTGCTCGCTAGTTTGGTGCTGGCCTTGCCGTTAGTCAGCCAAATTCAACTAGCCTTCTATGTGTATGTTGGGGTTGGCTGTTTACTGTTGGCTCAACTGCTGGCCTTGCCAAGCTGGCCTTTACGTTTCAAGCAAATCGGCCAATTTAGTAGTGCAATTGGCTTAGCGCTCGGACTAAGCGCGGTGCAATTGTTGCCACAAATTGCGCTTTCGACTCAAGGCCAACGCCTTGACATTGGCTCAGGGCTTGGTTCGGCTAGCTCGATGATGGTTTGGCTATTGCGCTTGATCGTGCCGATTGTTGATGGCGCTGCCCGCGAAACTGCCAGCTCATGGCAACCACATTTATTGCAAGGTATTCAACCCTATGCTGGCCTCGTGAGTGTGGCCTTGGCAGGCTTGGCAATTTGGCGTAGCCAACAGCCTGGCGTGAAGCTGTTTGCCTGCATGGCACTTGGCTCGTTTGCAGTGGCCATTGGCACACCCTTGTTGCAACTGTTGCTTTGGCTGGTTCCACCCTACCGCCAATTTGCTGATCATCAACGTTGGTTTAGTTTGTGGGGTTTTGCCATAGCATTATTGGCAGGCTTTGGTTTGCAAAGTTTGCAGCAACCGAGCAATAAACCAAATCGGGCGCTCTGGATTCAACGCGGCATGTTACTGCTTGGCTTAATTGGACTGGCTGGCTGGGCTTTACAGCATATTGCCTTATTCACTGCCAATTCACGCTATGCCCAATATAGCACCATGCTGCGTTTGGCATTCAACCCAATCAGCCTTGCTATTTTGAGTTTGAGTGGGTTGACATTGGTAGGTTTGTTGATTAAACGCATCCCACGGCGTTGGATCAACCTGGCTGTTTTGCTGATTCTGCTGGGCGATTTGCTCTGGTATGGCGGTAACTACAATACCAGCGTTGATCCAGCGATCTTCCAGCCAACCGCTGATCTACAAGCCAGTTTGGCTGCCGAGCCAGCCTTGCAAGATCCTGCAATTCTGTATCCGCCAACTCGCCAGATCAATTTTCTGCTGCGCCAACCAGGGGTGTTTCGAGTGTTTGGAGCTGATTATCAAGCCATGCCCACGAATGTGTTTAGTGCCTTTGGGCTGGAAGATATTCGCGGCTATCAATCGCTCTATTTAGCCCAATACAATCGGCTAACCCGCCTCATGGATGGCAAGGATTATCATAAACTCGGCGAGGGGGGCAATAGCCTGCATGCGTATTTCACCATGGCCTACAACCAGCGGCGTTTGCTGAATATGCTGAATGTGGAATATCTGATTTTTACTCCCAACAGCCCCAACCCTGAGTTGTATCAACCCTTAGAATTAGTGCAACGTAACGATGAAGGCACGATTTATCGTAATCCTGAGGTATTGCCACGAGCCTGGATGGTTTATCAAACCGAGGTGATCAGCGACGACTTAGGCCAACTTGATCGGCTGGCAGCTAGCGATTTTGACCCAGCCAAGCAAGCGATTGTGGCCGAGCCAATTCCCGCGCTTGGCCAAGCACCCACCCAAATGCTCACGCCTACAGTGAGCTACAGCCCAAATCGGGCGCTAGTGCAGGTCGAAACTTCAGTAGCAGGCTTGTTAGTTTTGGCCGATGCCTACACCAACGACTGGCAAGTAAGCGTTGATGGGCAAGCAGTCCAACTGTATCGCACCAATTATACTTTGCGTGGTGTATGGTTGGATGCAGGCCAACACACGGTCGAGTTCAGTTATCGACCCAAGAGCTTACTCGTTGGGGGCTGGGTTAGTGGCCTAAGTTTAAGTCTGATCCTGATTAGCCTATGGTTGAGTTGGTACAAAACGCGAAAGGCAGCATAA